A genomic region of Pseudoxanthomonas suwonensis contains the following coding sequences:
- a CDS encoding magnesium and cobalt transport protein CorA: MDNPAPATNPACVVNCVWYDGEGRRHDLPLDRLGEMLASDAPGFAWVGLYEPADAVLLQLQEELHLHPLAVEDARNAHQRPKVEAYGDTLFLAVHTAQMVEGQIRYGETHAFLGDRFLLTVRHGASLSYAPARSRMEREPDLLRFGPAMALYAVLDFIVDNYVPIVDEHRDSLRKLERDIFSDTYRRAIVVRLYDLKRDLTYMRVAVSPLQDVLAQLLRSQAAQGLLVREEVRVYLRDVHDHVLRINDTIDTLRDMLGTALSVNLSMVTLAQGETVKRLGAWAALLAAPTLITSWYGMNFAHMPELEPRWAYPLLIVAVAAICIGLYRLFKRARWL; the protein is encoded by the coding sequence ATGGACAATCCCGCCCCGGCCACCAATCCCGCCTGTGTCGTCAACTGCGTCTGGTACGACGGCGAAGGCCGCCGCCACGACCTGCCGCTGGACCGGCTCGGCGAGATGCTGGCGAGCGACGCGCCCGGCTTCGCCTGGGTCGGGCTGTACGAGCCCGCCGACGCGGTGCTGCTGCAGCTGCAGGAAGAGCTGCACCTGCATCCGCTGGCGGTGGAGGACGCGCGCAACGCGCACCAGCGGCCCAAGGTGGAGGCCTACGGCGACACCCTGTTCCTGGCCGTGCACACCGCGCAGATGGTCGAGGGCCAGATACGCTACGGCGAAACCCACGCCTTCCTCGGCGATCGCTTCCTGCTGACCGTCCGCCACGGCGCCTCGCTGTCGTACGCACCCGCGCGCAGCCGGATGGAACGCGAACCGGACCTGCTGCGGTTCGGCCCGGCGATGGCGCTGTACGCGGTGCTCGACTTTATCGTCGACAACTACGTGCCGATCGTCGACGAGCACCGCGACAGCCTGCGCAAGCTGGAGCGCGACATCTTCTCCGACACCTACCGTCGCGCGATCGTGGTGCGGCTGTACGACCTCAAGCGCGACCTGACCTACATGCGCGTGGCCGTCTCGCCGCTGCAGGACGTGCTGGCGCAGCTGCTGCGCAGCCAGGCCGCGCAGGGCCTGCTGGTGCGCGAGGAGGTGCGCGTGTACCTGCGCGACGTGCACGACCACGTGCTGCGCATCAACGACACCATCGACACCCTGCGCGACATGCTCGGCACCGCGCTGAGCGTGAACCTGTCGATGGTCACCCTGGCCCAGGGCGAGACGGTCAAGCGCCTCGGCGCCTGGGCCGCGCTGCTGGCCGCGCCGACCCTGATCACCAGCTGGTACGGCATGAACTTCGCGCACATGCCGGAGCTGGAGCCGCGCTGGGCCTATCCGCTGCTGATCGTGGCGGTCGCGGCGATCTGCATCGGGCTGTACCGGCTGTTCAAGCGCGCGCGCTGGCTGTGA